The genomic window GTCGCTGTGGGTGTCaaagctctttttttttttttttttaaatgaACTAACGAGAAAAGAAAGCCAGGAGGAATACTTATATACAGTGGTGGGAAACAATGACAATGTAGCACTGAAAGTAATGCCCTGCTAAATTTCGCAGTGGTTCGAAAAATGAAGATACCTGCAGGTACCTATGAGAGAACGAAGGGAAATCTCTGCCCGCCTGCCTCGGGCGCATCTTCATTCGATCTCCAAACTGCAAGGAACACCCATGTCACCCCGCCCAAAAAGGGCCCGCTAAAAAGTTGTCGCGCGCAAAAATGTCCCAGATGCAATTCAGCGTCTGTAAAGCCACTACAAACTTGCACCATGAAAAGCCCTTTTGACCAAGAGAAAAATCCAAATAAGAGCTTTCCAACACGGAAGCAACAAGCTGCGTAGGCTATCTGTAACGGCAAGATAGCTGAGTTAAGAGACATAATTCAAAACCAAGACGTGAAACCTCTCGCCTGCCGACATCTGTTCATCATGCCGCCTCGTGGCGGTCGTGTCTCCAAGGGCCCATCCCTACCTCTCAACCTCCTCCGTGAGATAGGAGCCGATGGTGCGAGCTCCAAGGGTAGGGGCCGGTCAAATCGCTCAGGGGGTAGGGCTTTCGATAGAAGACCTAACCGTGGAGGCGATAGGCCCAAAGGTTCTTCACACGCGTCACATAGGGCCGTCGAGGTGACCAAGAAGCCAAATCTGAAGCGCAGCAAACGAGGACACGAAACGGACTCGGAAGATTCAGAGGATGGTTCTTCAGAAGAGCAGGACGACAGCGGTttggaggacgaggatgactacgatgacgatgacgaagatGTCAGCGATGTCGAGGAGTCTACCGATGAGAAAAGCCTACCAAAGGCAGTGCGAGATAAGATTGCCGAGGACGACAAAGAGATTGCTGAGCTCGAAAGGAGACTTGGCATCAAGGGCCGCAAGGGGCTGCCAAAGTCTTTCAAGGAAGACGGTTTGGGAGATCTGCTGGAGGGAATCGACGATGCCATTGGGGTAGAAAGCaacgaaaagaagaagcggaAAGCAGAAGCAGACGAGTGGTTGGCTCAGAAGCGGCAAAAAGCCAACCAGACAACCCGACAGGTCGAACgggatgacgacgatgagggCAGCGAtagcgaggacgacgacattGACGAGGATGACTTTGATATGGGTGACGAGAGCTCTCAAGACGGAGGCTCTGATGGTGAATTTGAAGGCTTCGAGTCCGACCCGGAAACCGCTTCCGCGCCTAAGCCGCAACGAGAAAACCCCTACGTGGCGCCCACTTCAGGCGTGACTGTGACCAAATACATCCCTCCATCCATGAGGGCAAAAACGGGGTCTGATGATGAGCTCATGTTGAGAATTCGACGCCAGACCCAAGGTCTGGTAAACAGGTTAACGGATGCGAACTTGATTTCCATATTGGGTGAGATCGAAAAGCTTTACCGGGAATATCCAAGGCAACACGTCACTTCAACGCTGGTAGATCTGCTTTTGATCCAGGTCTGCGATCCTTCCAGTCTTCCTGACACTCTTCTTATCCTTACGGCTGGTTTTGCCACCGCTGCATACAAGGTTATAGGCATGGATTTTGGGGCATACCTAGTACAGACAACAGCCGAGAAGTTCAAAGAGCACTATGCGAAAACTGTTGGGCGTACGCAAGAGCAGCAGGAGGTCACAAAGGAAACGTCGAATATCATCACGTTCCTGGCCCAGATGTACAACTTTCAAATGATTGGCTGCAACTTGGTGTTTGACCATATCCGTTTTCTCCTCGGTGAGCTTTCGGAGCTCAACGCTGAACTGTTGTTGAGAATAATCCGGATGGCTGGGAAACCATTACGGCAGGATGATCCAATGGCGCTGAAGGATATTGTGGCACTCATCCGCCCTGCAATGGCAAAATTTGGGGAGAACAATGTCTCAGTGCGAACCAAGTTTATGATTGAAACGATCAATGACTTGAAGAACAATAAGATGAAGGCTGGTGCAACCGCCTCAGCCATCAACACAGAGCACACAACCAGGATGAAAAAACTGCTAGGCACGTTGAGCTCTAGGAAGCTAAAAGCAACGGAGCCATTGCGCATGGGTCTGAAGGACATTGAAGAGGCCGACAAGAAGGGCAAGTGGTGGCTGGTTGGGTCAAGTTGGGCCGGCAAAGACAAGACGGATAAGAAGAAGACGTCTGATAAACCCGAAGCCGATGATGTAAGCGACGTCAACGATTTAGAAAtttacgacgacgacgacttgGACGTCGACCTCGAGGCTCTAGCTCGACGGTTGATGTTGAACACAGACATTCGAAGGTCCATCTTCTTTGCGGTCATGTCAGCACTCGATTTCGAGGATGCCTACCGAAATCTACTGAAGCTGAGACTGAACAAAGAGAGACAAAGGGAGGTCTCGCACGTCTTGCTCCAATGCTGTGGCTCGGAAGAGCAGTACAACCCATATTATGCTCTGGTGGCGCGCAAAATCTCTGGCGATGATCGCAGGACGAAGTGGAACTTCCAAGATACCTTGTGGAAGTTCTTCAGACGCTTGGGCGAATCGCTCTTCGACGAGGAAGCCGACGAAGTAGACGATGAAGACGACAAGGCCACAGAGCTGCGCCGCATTGTTAACATTGGAAAGTTCTACGGCAACCTAATAAGCGAGGGCGTCCTAAACCTAGACGTCCTCAGGTGCCTCAACTTTGTCTACTTGAAACCCAAGACAAAAATGCTGGTTGAGGTCATTTTGGTGACTGCCCTGCTGGACTTCCCATGCAAGAATCGCGCAGGGGCAGATGAGGTAATTCGCAAGATGTTCACTCTGCCCGGCAAACCGGAGTTTGCGAGGAGCCTAAAGTACTTCATGGAGAAGGTCATGCGTAAGTCGGAGCTGGGAGGCGACAAGAAGAGGACCAAAGTGCTCCGAAGACGGGAGAATGTCGCAGAGGAGGTATTGGCTTCGTTGACGTCAGAAGTATGATTCGAGGCGTGACAAATATTAGAAATGTCCCGGAGGCGGATTTGCTGCCGAATCGATCGGTACGGGATTCATTAGAAAAACTCATCATCGAATAAGCTGAGAACCATCGCCACGGTAGTAACGGCAAAACTATAGTCCCATTCAAAGCATGATATTGTAATTATATGTGAAAATGTCCTCGGCCAAATTCTACCGGTGGCGCTTATCACCGGTCGGGTCCGGCCGGAGCGGATAAGCACGGCCAATTCGGCAGCCACTGTGGCCTCAGGCATCAACACCCCTTGCAGTGAAATGCTTGGACCAGTCATTTGACGGGCCCAAAAAAAGTAGTGCTAGCTTCCAAGTCCCAAGCATCTAAAGCTCCCCCAACGAATAACGCGCAGAAAGTTTACGCACACCCATTGAAAGCTCAAGATCTGCCATTGTTGTCGCAGCagatatctttttttttttgtttttctcatATTCACATACCCATAACAACAAAAATGCTCTCCACGCGCTTAATATCAGGCCCGGCGGCCCGCTCCGCATTCAGGAAATCAACGTGAGTTTTGTTGGTCCTCCGAAGACATGCAAGACGAGACGAGACGACACCCGTGTCACTTCTTTTTCCTGGAGAAAGAATTCGAATGGCTAACAGAAGTGTTACTTTTTCCAATGGCAGTCTCCCCACAGTCGTCGCCCCGAACTCGCTGTCGAGATGGAGGCGGTCATATGCTTCGGAAGCTGGTTAGTTGAACCGATGCCAACCGTCAACAAAACCTTCTTGCAGCGAGAACTGACTTTTTAATCCTTTTGCTTTTACCAGAGCAAAAGGACCTTGTCATCATTGGCGGTGGTGTTGCCGGTTACGTTGCTGCCATCAAGGCTGGCCAACAGGGCATGAAGGTGCGTTTCAGACACTCTAACTACGTCACAACGGAGGAGCCTCACTGACATGGATAATTATATCTTCACAGGTTACCTGCATTGAGAAGCGCGGAACCCTAGGAGGCACATGTCTTAACGTCGGATGCATTCCCTCAAAATCCCTCCTCAACAATTCGCACCTGTACCACCAGATCCTCCACGACACTAAGAACCGCGGTATCGAGGTCGGCGATGTCAAGCTCAACCTCCAGCAGCTCATGAAGGCCAAGGACACCTCGGTCGGTGGCCTTACCAAGGGTGTTGAGTTTCTGCTCAAGAAGAACGGCGTCGAGTACCTTAAAGGTACCGGCTCCTTCGTCAACGAGCATGAGATCAAGATTGCACTGAACGATGGTGGCGAGACCAGCCGCACTGCCAAGAACATCCTTATCGCAACCGGTAGCGAGGCCACCCCTTTCCCCGGCCTGGAGATCGATGAGAAGAGGGTTGTGACCAGCACCGGAGCTCTTGCCCTCGAGAAGGTTCCCGAGACCATGACCGTCATTGGAGGTGGTATTATTGGTCTGGAGATGGCATCTGTCTGGTCCAGGCTTGGAGCCAAGGTTACCGTTGTCGAGTACCTTGGTCAAATCGGTGGACCCGGAATGGACACCGAGATTGCCAAGTCGGCGCAGAAGAtcctgaagaagcagggTATCGAGTTCAAGCTTAACACCAAGGTCAACGGTGGTGACACCACCGGCGACAAGATCAAGCTCGACATTGATGCCGCCAAGGGTGGCAAGGCTGAGTCTGTAAGTCGGGTGATCCTGTGCCTTCGCCACAAAAAATTGTTAAGCTGACAAACCAATTACTTTGTGCAACAGATCGAGTCCGATGTTGTCCTTGTTGCTATTGGTCGCCGCCCGTACACTGGTGGGCTTGGCCTGGAGAACGTTGGCCTGGAGACTGACGACAGGGGTCGTGTCGTCATTGACTCGGAGTACCGCACCTCCCACCCCCATATCCGCTGCGTTGGTGATGTTACATTCGGCCCCATGTTGGCACACAAGGCTGAGGAGGAGGCTGTGGCCGTCGTTGAGTACATGAGCAAGGGCTATGGTCACGTCAACTACGCCGCCATCCCCTCGGTTATGTACACACATCCCGAGGTTGCCTGGGTTGGTCAGAGCGAGCAGGATCTTCAGAAGGCCGGTATCCAGTACCGCGTCGGTACCTTCCCCTTCAGCGCCAACTCGCGTGCTAAGACCAACCTCGACACTGAGGGTATGGTCAAGATGCTTGccgaccccgagactgaccgCATTTTGGGTGTGCATATTATTGGCCCCAACGCCGGTGAGATGATTGCTGAGGGTACTCTGGCTCTTGAGTACGGTGCATCTAGCGAGGACATTGCCAGGACTTGCCATGCCCACCCCACACTGGCGGAGGCTTTCAAGGAGGCCGCCATGGCCACTCACGCCAAGGCCATCCACTTTTAAAAGGGTGTGTGTGCTTTGGCTGTTGTCTTGTTACGATTATAGCGAAGCATtagagggtttttttttcatttttatGTGTTTTTGCGGCATTTCCTCATGCCGCTCACAGCATTGGGAATATGGCATACGACCAGTTTCCGATTTCTACACGATGGCGGCAGGCAGGCTTTGGTATATAGAGAATGTCTCAAACCAGCATTTGTCTTTATCTGACTCGCTTGGCCCGCCATCTAAACCAAaataagaaaagagaaagaaaaaaaaagtcgggtCTGGTTGAGAAGTTGAGAGCATGGATAAACCGGGAAAAGACCTAAGCTGCTTCTAGACGGTGACACAAAATGGctgccttttttctttgttttcaggGGAGACGATGGAGTCAGTGAGCGATCACGAGTGTAATAATAAACGGTGCTGTGCTATGTCAAAACGGGTACTGGGTCATGATCGGTGATACAGGATGTAGTGTGAGTCTTTGGTCCGTTGTAAGCATGAGAGGTGAGCACCTTGGGTAAGTGTGGCTCAACACCGTTGCACATTCAGCAGCCTTGTACTTTGGCATACCCAACAAGCTCACTAAACTGCACTCCTGATAGCATGTTTGCCTCGTTTCTTGCACCAGGCAGAAAAGGACGTGTTCCAGGTCTGCTCCGATGGTCAGAGAAAAGAAGGCAGAAATGGGAAAGGGtaaggaaaaataaaaacctaCCCGCCAACGAGTCACGGGTGTCACACAAAAGCTATAAGGATCACGACATAATCATACGTTGCGTGACGATGAGAATCAAAGGAGAAAAGAGACAAAGCTGATCGAATCAACTGGAAGGGAGAGAGGGAGGCCTTCGAATCAACCGGATGCTCGGCGTGTTACCGTCACCTAGCATGAGACTAGAGGGAGAAATTCTACTTTGCCTTGGTTGCCTTGGTCCTACCCCCTTCTGTTTTCGGTCTTTGCCGTTGTAGCTGAGTcccgtcttttttcttctttattGTTGCTTGGGTTGTCTCTTtctctcctttttcttttaccaCCAAGTAACTAGGTGGCCATAGACTGTCGCTGCTTGCTACCTGCTCAACAAAAAGTCTGCCTTGGTGAACAACATAAAACAAAGACAGCACAACACACCCGGACAATCCAGAAGGATTCGGCGAGACTTATATCATGGCATTCGGTGGTGGAGGTTTTGGCTATTCATTCATTCCATACGCGAGTTTAGGTATGTTATGAGGGATTTCCTTCCTACACTCCTACCAGAACGCCCCTTGGACTCAAAGGCTGTGTGAACTGGTTGCTAACACGGATGAAATAGGCAGACAAGGGTTAGTGTTCCCTTAGATGCTGTCTCATCCATTCTCCATTTATACCTATATACCTTTTTATGTAGTAATATGGTCTTCCCACTTGGGAGGATCCATCACCTTCTTCATGGAGGACAAAATCAGACTAACAAAGGAAACCTGGGGTGGTATCCCCAACACATAATAAACGTCACAGAATGAGCCTGGGCGAGACCATCGAGAAGCTCCACTACGCACACGAGCGAAACATGCTGGGGGTCGGAGTGCGCAGCGCCTGCGGCGGCATGTGCTGGCGACCCACGGCGCCGGCGACGTGCGGGATCCCGGACGTGGTGCATATCTGCCCGCACGCGCGACAGCCCACCATCGAGCGCGTCTACTGTGAGGGCGGTGGTGGTCAGCAAGGCGGAGGGAACAGCGGAGGCGGCAACAGCGGTGGCGGGCAGCAAGGGAGCGTGGTAAATGTTTTTTCGGCGCCAGTGTCGCTCACGCAACAGCAGGGGCTGCCTTTCCTTCAACCCCAgacacagcagcaacagcagcagcagcagcctatGTTGTTCGGTATCCCGGTGTCGCTGGCGAACGAGCACAGTTCGGTTCCGTGTCCGACGGGGCATGACAGCGGTGGCGTGGGTGTGGGGATGGGGATGGGGATGGGATTTGGAAGTAGGGGCCTGGGGATGGGCATGGGGTTCGGGATGGGCACGGGGGGATCGAGTGGCGGCGGGAACAataacagcagcagcaacagcagcaacaacacgaCTCCCCGCAATGGAGTTTTTGTGTTCCCCGCAAATAACAATCAGAGCAGCGGCGAAGGGCAACTGTTCCAGGCAATACCGGCCACCCAGTTAAGCAATATCAATAACGGCGGAGTGGTTTATCAGCTGCAACCGGTACAACGGCCGAGGGAGCCGACATGGGTTCGGTTCGTCTGAATTGGTATCGATTCTTAGCTTGAATGAGttccttgtttttttatctttaACCGGTTGTGTGGGTGGTGGTTACGTATGTATGTTACATGTGCGAGCTGCTAATGCTTGCGGTTTCGTATTCTTgtgttcttcttcttcttcttctttttattttctacCCTGGTtgtgttttatttttatttttatctttGTTGTTATTTTAGCTCGTTTCCCTCTTGTCCCTCTCGGTCTGTCTCTCACCTTGATCAGTTGACTAGCAACGACTAGCAAGACTGGGCAGTCCACCTCAAGGTGTATGCGTATCATGGCGTGCATTTATGATTGGCTCTAGACTACTTCTAGACCTGATCTATTTCTGAATCGTTTATATGCTCACAGTGCCTGACAGTCATGCTATAATGATACGAATCATGTAGGGTGCAATGTTAGGACCTACTTAATCGGTCACCGATTCCTCGGAATTTTCCAAGATGAAAAATCGGACGAAGGGGGGCGCGGCGAAGTAAAGTAGTAGGGAGGCTTAGGGCGAGGAAATCCCAGCAGGCCAACAAAATCAGAGGTTGCCAATCTCCCAAGGATGGTTGCCGCATGCTAGTTAGCTgtgttctagaactagactttTTTTTAGATTACCACGTTGATCTCTAATAACAAGAATACTTCTAGCAAAGCTGAGCCTAGTGCCTTGGCGCGTGTCAGGAGCCCAGGGTCCAGTTCCACGAGCCCCCCGTTCGCCCCCGCACCGTTGGTGGTCCGAGTGGGACATGGATGGATGGGGCGGATGGATGCTAGGGCGGTGAAAATGTACGGTATCGTTGCATTTCGTTACAAAGTGGGATGACAGAGTTACCGAAACGCCAAAGCTCAAACTCTGTTTCTCAACCTCTGCAGCAGAAATCGGACAGTTTTCTTTGAAAAAGCAAACATCTTTAACCGACCTTCTAGCAACAGTCAATCGTGAGTTTTGACAATCTTGCGGGTTTTTTTCAGACGAGTTCACGCCAGTCAAATTTCAACTGATGGCTGGTGTGTCTCGGTTATTTGGTCGTTCAATTTGGCGAGCTCGTACCCCCCCTTGTATTCCATATTTTGTGCTACCTTATCAAAGGCCGCGGCTAATCTGTCCACTGTTTGATTGAGCTCCACCCCCCTCCGCCCCTCTCTACtctccaaaaaaaataaaataaaaaagctcCTAGCTCGTTGTGTGTACTGTACCAAACCTACCCAATACGGATTGATGGGTCCTGATCCCTTTAACAAACGAATTCTTAACTTCGCCCCCTTTCCACTCTCCCCAGATTCCTTTGCTGAGTGGGATGTAAAAGGGTCCTCGCAGAATTGCTTCTCTTCAACACCGGTCCTGGTCATAGAAACTTGTCTTGACCAAGTGGCCTCAATTCTTCGCCCACAATGGCTTCCATAACAACAAGACAAGCCGCAGAGGCGCCTggcgccaaggccaaggaaaAGACTTACCCCTTGATGTCCAGACGCGAGATCGAGGGCCTGATAGCCGATGGCAGGACAGTCTTCATTCTTGATGGCTTCGTCCTCAAGGCAGACGCGTGGAAGAAGTATCATCCTGGTGGTGACAAGGCCATGCTGCACATGATTGGAAGAGATGCAACCGACGAGGTCACCGTGTTAGTAGAACTTCCCGTCCTGTCCCATTCCAACCCACACTCCACCTGCCCGGCGTGCTTGCTTCCAGACCAAAGCTGACAGGTGCCATTGGTTCACCCATTTGCAGCCTCCACTCTGCCGAAGCACGACAGATGATGAACCGGTACCGCATTGGCCGCATCGAAGGCCATTGGAAGAACTTTGTACCTCCGATCCAAGGTGGCCACTTCCGCCCTCTGGCATCGCCCGAGTCCCCACCAGACAGTCCTTTGTTGGAATGCACGACAGCCACCTCGAGCGATTCAGAGTCCAGGCCTCCGTCCCCCGTGTTTGATTCGGCAGGCATCAAGTACCGCGGCCAGAACTCGGCGCCGTCGGTTACATCGGTTTCCTCAGTGGATGAGCCCGAAGATCTGCCTGATGGCATTGCCTTCCTGGACTCCCTGACAAAGAAGGAGATCGACTTGGACAAGGCGACGTATCCTTCTCTGGATGAGACCACCCAGAGGGACATTGTGCAAAAGTACCGTGACCTGAACGCGAGGATCAAGGCCGAGGGGTTATACGACTGCAACTATGGTGCATACTTCTATGAGGTGAGGAGGTACTGCGTGTTGTTTGGTCTGATGGCGCTTACCCTTCACTGGGGATGGTATATCACCAGCGCCGTCTTCATGGGCATGTTCTGGCACCAGCTTCTCTTCACTGCCCATGATGCTGGCCACGTAGGCATTACACACAACTTCCACGTTGATACGCTCATAGGCATCTTCATCGGCGACTTCATGGGCGGTCTGTCCCTTGGCTGGTGGAAGCACATGCACAATGTCCACCACATTGTCACCAACTCACCTGAACATGACCCTGATATCGAGCACTTGCCCTTCATGGCCATCTCCCACCGTTTGTTTGGTTCCCTGCGCTCGACCTACTACGAACGCGTCCTCGAGTACGATGCTGTGGCAAAGATCCTGGTCCCGATTCAGCACTACTCCTTCTACATCCTCCTCATGTTTGGGCGCTTCAACCTTTACCGCCTCTCTCTCGAGTTCATCCTGCTCCGCAAGGGACCCAGGAAGGGTCCGGCATGGTGGCACCCGTACGTAGAGCTGAGCGGACTCGCCTTCTTCTGGTACTGGTATGCCTACCGCGTCGTGTACTGTTCGATTCCGGACAACCTGAACCGGCTCGCATTCATCTTGATCAGCCACATGGTGACCATGCCGCTGCACGCGCAGCTCACGCTGTCCCACTTCGCCATGAGTACCGCCAACCTGGGTCCCACCGAGTCTTTTGCCCAGAAGATGTTGCGCACCACCATGGACGTCGACTGCCCCGAGTGGCTTGACTTCTTCCACGGCGGTCTGCAGTTCCAGGCCATTCACCACCTGTACCCGCGGATCCCGCGCCACAACCTCCGCCGCACCCAGGTCCTCGTCCGGGAGTTCTGCGCCGAGGTCGGTATCCCCTACGCCTTGTTGGGATTTGTCGACGGGAACAAGGTTGTTGTTGGGAAGCTTGCCGAGGTTGCTAGACAGGCCGCCTTCTTGGCAAAATGTGAGCAGCACACCATTGAGAATGGCGGATTACACGGCCATTGATTGGCACcgtggcttttctttttgtctttgcaCCCTTCGCGTGAAATGCtgcctacttttatttttggagTCAGCACGCGGATTGTAGTAATATAGAAGCTGGCTTTGAAAAAAAGACGGCCTTGTATATATTAGAAGCATCTTCTCTGTACATGGTGGTCTTTGGCGGTCGAAAATCGTAGCGTTAGAAAGGCTCACGCACAAACAATAGAACACGATGAGAGCTAGCTGTGCTTACCAGTATAGACGTGAGTGAACGGGGGTTGCTGTGCTTATGGTGCGGAGTAAGGCTGTCGTCTGTCTGTCGTCATTGTGACTTCAGTTTTTTAGGGATGCTCCCGCGTCACATCCCGAGTGTTCAAGGTTAGCTAGGGTCATTCGCTAATCAGAAAAGGGTACCTTAGATAGAAGAAGGTTAAAAGGTAAATTGAGTTCAAGGAAGGCATGTTGGCAAGATATGTAGTATTTTTGGTTGGCGTTCTGCCGAGAAACCCACCCATATCCGGGCGTTCCGGGCGTTCCGGTATTTTTCTCCTTGCAGCATAAGCGAACTAGGGGAGAGAGAAGAGAGTGAACTTCTGGGGCCGGCCCCAGCACTTTAAGGAATTAAGGTGTTTTTCTGACTCGGAACGACTAGAATCGATCTATCTCGGTAGTTGGCTCGACTAGACTAGAGGCCAAGGTCAAGGTAAGGTCGATTGGGCTTCTAGATTTTGAGGTCAGAAAAGCCAATTCCGACTACATGAGGGGTAGGAttacttttctctttttcttcttcttactGTTTATAACTTCCCCTATagggtttttttcttttgtccttcccccttttttctcCCCCCTATCTTGATTCTGGTAGCTCTCTTGTTTCCCTCCTTGGTCAATAGTATCTCATGCTTGccatcgaaaaaaaaagactagaAACCAATAAAAAAGGGCCCATGTGCCAACTTTTTTTAATACGGCACGAAGCGGTTGTGAGATGTCCCAAGGCTACGCACAGATCCCTTATCTAACTAAAGAGGAGTGAAAT from Pyricularia oryzae 70-15 chromosome 4, whole genome shotgun sequence includes these protein-coding regions:
- a CDS encoding dihydrolipoyl dehydrogenase — encoded protein: MLSTRLISGPAARSAFRKSTLPTVVAPNSLSRWRRSYASEAEQKDLVIIGGGVAGYVAAIKAGQQGMKVTCIEKRGTLGGTCLNVGCIPSKSLLNNSHLYHQILHDTKNRGIEVGDVKLNLQQLMKAKDTSVGGLTKGVEFLLKKNGVEYLKGTGSFVNEHEIKIALNDGGETSRTAKNILIATGSEATPFPGLEIDEKRVVTSTGALALEKVPETMTVIGGGIIGLEMASVWSRLGAKVTVVEYLGQIGGPGMDTEIAKSAQKILKKQGIEFKLNTKVNGGDTTGDKIKLDIDAAKGGKAESIESDVVLVAIGRRPYTGGLGLENVGLETDDRGRVVIDSEYRTSHPHIRCVGDVTFGPMLAHKAEEEAVAVVEYMSKGYGHVNYAAIPSVMYTHPEVAWVGQSEQDLQKAGIQYRVGTFPFSANSRAKTNLDTEGMVKMLADPETDRILGVHIIGPNAGEMIAEGTLALEYGASSEDIARTCHAHPTLAEAFKEAAMATHAKAIHF
- a CDS encoding fatty acid desaturase; this encodes MASITTRQAAEAPGAKAKEKTYPLMSRREIEGLIADGRTVFILDGFVLKADAWKKYHPGGDKAMLHMIGRDATDEVTVLHSAEARQMMNRYRIGRIEGHWKNFVPPIQGGHFRPLASPESPPDSPLLECTTATSSDSESRPPSPVFDSAGIKYRGQNSAPSVTSVSSVDEPEDLPDGIAFLDSLTKKEIDLDKATYPSLDETTQRDIVQKYRDLNARIKAEGLYDCNYGAYFYEVRRYCVLFGLMALTLHWGWYITSAVFMGMFWHQLLFTAHDAGHVGITHNFHVDTLIGIFIGDFMGGLSLGWWKHMHNVHHIVTNSPEHDPDIEHLPFMAISHRLFGSLRSTYYERVLEYDAVAKILVPIQHYSFYILLMFGRFNLYRLSLEFILLRKGPRKGPAWWHPYVELSGLAFFWYWYAYRVVYCSIPDNLNRLAFILISHMVTMPLHAQLTLSHFAMSTANLGPTESFAQKMLRTTMDVDCPEWLDFFHGGLQFQAIHHLYPRIPRHNLRRTQVLVREFCAEVGIPYALLGFVDGNKVVVGKLAEVARQAAFLAKCEQHTIENGGLHGH